In one Cupriavidus taiwanensis genomic region, the following are encoded:
- a CDS encoding 3-hydroxyacyl-CoA dehydrogenase has protein sequence MSTFTIDTLGIVGTGAMGRGIAQIAAQAGLTVNLYDANPQAVEAARKYLQDTLAKLADKGKLSAADAEATLARVKPCAALEDLANSDMVLEAIVEKLEVKRDLVAKLEAILREDAIIASNTSSLSITAIAVGSKHPGRIAGYHFFNPVPLMKVVEVIDGLSGDPAVGDALMALSRRMGHTPVRCKDMPGFIVNHAGRGMNIEGLKVAQEGVAEFADIDNIMREQAGFRMGPFELMDLTGLDVSHPVMESIYNQFYQEPRYRPSPITAIRAVGGLIGRKAGAGFYAYADGQKQVPAAAAVPAARPSSVWVSHASERGHAMVTKLLGALGVTPEGGNQPSADALIIVTPLGLDATTSALQQGLDPARTVAIDTLLPFEATRRRTLMTTPATSAAARDAAHGLFASDGVPVTLIRDSAGFVAQRVLCCIINIASDIAQQRIATPADIDLAVNLGLGYPKGPLALGDAVGPQLVLETLRNMEALTGDMRYRPSPWLWRRAGLGLSLLAEEQ, from the coding sequence ATGAGCACTTTCACCATCGATACGCTGGGCATCGTCGGCACCGGCGCCATGGGCCGCGGCATCGCGCAGATCGCCGCGCAGGCTGGCCTGACCGTCAACCTGTACGACGCCAACCCGCAGGCGGTGGAAGCCGCGCGCAAGTACCTGCAGGACACGCTGGCCAAGCTGGCCGACAAGGGCAAGCTCAGCGCCGCCGACGCCGAGGCCACGCTGGCCCGCGTCAAGCCGTGCGCTGCGCTGGAGGATCTGGCCAACAGCGACATGGTGCTCGAAGCCATCGTCGAGAAGCTGGAGGTCAAGCGCGACCTGGTCGCCAAGCTGGAAGCGATCCTGCGCGAGGACGCGATCATCGCCTCGAACACCTCGTCGCTGTCGATCACCGCGATCGCCGTCGGATCGAAGCATCCCGGCCGCATCGCCGGCTACCACTTCTTCAACCCGGTGCCGCTGATGAAGGTGGTCGAGGTCATCGACGGCCTGTCGGGCGATCCCGCGGTCGGCGACGCGCTGATGGCGCTGTCGCGCCGCATGGGCCATACGCCGGTGCGCTGCAAGGACATGCCGGGCTTTATCGTCAACCATGCCGGCCGCGGCATGAATATCGAAGGCCTGAAGGTCGCGCAGGAAGGCGTGGCCGAATTCGCCGACATTGACAACATCATGCGCGAGCAGGCCGGCTTCCGCATGGGCCCGTTCGAGCTGATGGACCTGACCGGGCTGGACGTGTCGCACCCGGTGATGGAATCGATCTACAACCAGTTCTACCAGGAGCCGCGCTACCGCCCGTCGCCGATCACCGCGATCCGCGCGGTCGGCGGGCTGATCGGGCGCAAGGCCGGGGCCGGCTTCTATGCCTATGCCGACGGCCAGAAGCAGGTGCCCGCCGCCGCAGCGGTGCCGGCCGCGCGCCCGTCGAGCGTGTGGGTCAGCCACGCCAGCGAGCGCGGCCATGCCATGGTGACCAAGCTGCTGGGCGCGCTCGGCGTGACCCCGGAAGGCGGCAACCAGCCGTCCGCCGACGCGCTGATCATCGTCACGCCGCTGGGCCTGGACGCCACCACCAGCGCGCTGCAGCAAGGCCTGGACCCGGCCCGCACCGTCGCCATCGACACGCTGCTGCCGTTCGAGGCCACCAGGCGCCGCACGCTGATGACCACCCCGGCCACCAGCGCCGCCGCGCGCGACGCCGCGCATGGCCTGTTTGCCAGCGACGGCGTGCCGGTCACGCTGATCCGCGACTCCGCCGGCTTCGTCGCCCAGCGCGTGCTCTGCTGCATCATCAATATCGCCAGCGATATCGCGCAGCAGCGCATCGCCACGCCGGCCGACATCGACCTGGCCGTGAACCTCGGCCTGGGCTACCCGAAGGGCCCCCTGGCGCTGGGCGACGCGGTCGGCCCGCAGCTGGTGCTGGAGACGCTGCGCAACATGGAAGCGCTGACCGGCGACATGCGCTATCGCCCCAGCCCGTGGCTGTGGCGCCGTGCCGGCCTGGGCCTGTCGCTGCTGGCCGAAGAGCAGTAA
- a CDS encoding glutathione S-transferase yields MLKLCGFAASNYYNKVKLALLEKNVPFEEVLAWIGETDPAATPAGKVPYIITESGPVCESAAIAEYVEAAYPQTPLLPADPYQAAKVREIVVFLELYLELTARELYPEAFFGGKVSDSVKERQHKLLTRYIPAFAKLAKFSPYIAGDGFTLADCAAAVHLPLVSSCTKIIYGTDMLAELPVKDYLKLLSQRESVQKVNADRKANTELMMSRSRK; encoded by the coding sequence ATGCTGAAGCTCTGCGGATTTGCCGCCAGCAACTACTACAACAAAGTGAAGCTGGCGCTGCTGGAAAAGAACGTGCCGTTCGAAGAAGTGCTGGCCTGGATCGGCGAGACCGATCCAGCGGCCACGCCCGCTGGTAAGGTGCCCTACATCATCACCGAATCTGGCCCGGTGTGCGAGTCCGCGGCCATCGCCGAATACGTGGAAGCGGCCTACCCGCAGACGCCGCTGCTGCCAGCGGACCCGTACCAGGCCGCCAAGGTGCGCGAGATCGTCGTGTTCCTGGAGCTCTACCTGGAGCTGACCGCGCGCGAGCTGTACCCGGAGGCGTTCTTCGGCGGCAAGGTCAGCGACAGTGTCAAGGAGCGCCAGCACAAGCTGCTGACGCGCTATATCCCGGCATTTGCCAAGCTGGCGAAGTTCTCGCCGTACATCGCTGGCGACGGCTTCACGCTGGCCGATTGCGCGGCGGCGGTGCACCTGCCGCTGGTGTCGTCGTGCACCAAGATCATCTATGGCACCGACATGCTGGCTGAACTGCCGGTCAAGGACTACCTGAAGCTGCTGTCGCAGCGCGAGTCGGTGCAGAAGGTCAATGCCGACCGCAAGGCTAACACCGAGCTGATGATGAGCCGCAGCAGGAAGTAA
- a CDS encoding pyridoxal phosphate-dependent aminotransferase: MSADTTLAPLTPPPSRLPGVGTTIFTVMSALAAEKNAVNLGQGFPDFDCDPGIVDAVAGAMRAGHNQYPPMAGVPHLRQAIAAKIASLYGHQYSWDSEITVTAGATQGILTAILCAVHPGDEVIVLEPCYDSYLPAIELAGGTAVPVALEAPEFRVPFDKLAAAITPRTRMILVNTPHNPTGTIWRAADMDQLAQILAGTDILLLSDEVYEHMVYDGQRHESVSRHPELARRSFVISSFGKTYHVTGWKVGYVAAPAALMAEFRKVHQFNVFTVNTPVQHGLADYMADPAPYLQLSAFYQAKRDFFRAGLAGSRFKLLPSDGTYFQCVDYSAISDLGEADFAMWLTREIGVAAIPVSAFYSQPRESGVVRFCFAKKEETLALALERLAKL; the protein is encoded by the coding sequence ATGTCCGCAGACACCACGCTCGCCCCACTGACGCCGCCGCCGTCGCGCCTGCCCGGCGTCGGCACCACCATCTTCACCGTGATGTCGGCGCTCGCCGCCGAGAAGAACGCGGTCAACCTGGGCCAGGGCTTTCCGGACTTCGACTGCGACCCGGGCATCGTCGATGCCGTCGCCGGCGCCATGCGCGCCGGCCATAACCAGTACCCGCCGATGGCGGGCGTGCCGCACCTGCGCCAGGCCATCGCCGCCAAGATCGCCAGCCTGTATGGCCACCAGTACAGCTGGGACAGCGAGATCACCGTCACCGCGGGCGCCACCCAGGGCATCCTCACCGCGATCCTGTGCGCGGTGCATCCGGGCGACGAGGTGATCGTGCTGGAGCCGTGCTACGACAGCTACCTGCCCGCGATCGAACTGGCCGGCGGCACCGCGGTGCCGGTCGCGCTCGAAGCGCCGGAATTCCGCGTGCCCTTCGACAAGCTCGCCGCCGCGATCACGCCGCGCACGCGCATGATCCTTGTCAACACGCCGCACAACCCCACCGGCACGATCTGGCGCGCGGCCGACATGGACCAGCTGGCGCAGATCCTCGCCGGCACCGACATCCTGCTGCTGTCGGACGAGGTCTACGAACACATGGTCTACGATGGCCAGCGGCACGAATCGGTGTCGCGCCATCCCGAGCTGGCGCGCCGCAGCTTCGTCATCTCGAGCTTCGGCAAGACCTATCACGTGACCGGCTGGAAGGTCGGCTACGTGGCCGCGCCGGCCGCGCTGATGGCCGAGTTTCGCAAGGTGCACCAGTTCAACGTGTTCACGGTGAACACGCCGGTGCAGCATGGCCTGGCCGACTACATGGCCGATCCGGCGCCCTACCTGCAGCTGTCGGCGTTCTACCAGGCCAAGCGCGATTTTTTCCGCGCCGGGCTGGCGGGGTCGCGCTTCAAGCTGCTGCCGTCGGACGGCACCTATTTCCAGTGCGTCGATTATTCCGCGATCTCGGACCTGGGCGAGGCCGACTTCGCCATGTGGCTGACGCGCGAGATCGGCGTGGCCGCGATTCCGGTCTCGGCGTTCTACTCGCAGCCGCGCGAGTCGGGCGTGGTGCGGTTCTGCTTCGCGAAGAAGGAAGAGACGCTGGCGCTGGCGCTGGAGCGGCTGGCGAAGCTGTAA
- a CDS encoding PIN domain-containing protein, which translates to MRLDTTATTPSAGNSGSPAGRPAGITSAPRVVLDSNIWVDLLVFQDPQVEPICAALEAGIIAPVIRADCREELRRVLAYPQFARFDVDIGAALATVDRLASLEAAPPQAACDALRLPRCKDTDDQKFVELAHFAGAACLVSKDKAVLKLRTRLRRSSGVEVMTPPAFGAWLAALAPAAAADPL; encoded by the coding sequence ATGCGCCTCGACACCACCGCAACCACCCCGTCCGCCGGGAACTCCGGCAGCCCGGCCGGCCGCCCCGCCGGCATCACATCCGCGCCGCGCGTGGTGCTGGACTCCAATATCTGGGTGGACCTGCTGGTCTTCCAGGACCCGCAGGTCGAGCCGATCTGCGCCGCGCTGGAAGCCGGCATCATCGCCCCGGTGATCCGCGCCGACTGCCGCGAGGAACTGCGCCGGGTGCTGGCCTATCCGCAATTTGCCCGTTTTGACGTCGATATCGGCGCAGCGCTGGCCACCGTCGACCGCCTCGCCAGCCTGGAAGCGGCGCCGCCGCAGGCCGCTTGCGACGCGCTGCGCCTGCCGCGCTGCAAGGACACCGACGACCAGAAGTTCGTCGAGCTGGCCCACTTTGCCGGCGCCGCCTGCCTGGTGTCGAAGGACAAGGCCGTGCTCAAGCTGCGCACCCGGCTGCGCCGCAGCAGCGGCGTGGAAGTGATGACGCCGCCGGCATTCGGCGCCTGGCTGGCCGCGCTGGCGCCGGCCGCGGCCGCCGATCCGCTTTAG
- the yaaA gene encoding peroxide stress protein YaaA: MLIVLSPAKSLDYETPARIKTHTLPRFIDRSAALIERLRRLAPQDVGALMDISDKLAVLNVTRYADWSPTFTAANSKQAVLAFNGDVYDGLDAKSLSADELGFAQKHLRILSGLYGVLRPLDWMQPYRLEMGTRLDNAAGKDLYAFWGDDVTQLLNADMAELRQEGAPVLVNLASEEYFKVVRPKVLQARIVTPVFEDWKGGRYKIISFHAKRARGTMARYAVTHRVTEPEKLKRFAEDGYAFDQAASDATRWVFRRRLED; the protein is encoded by the coding sequence ATGCTCATCGTTTTGTCTCCCGCCAAGTCGCTGGACTACGAGACTCCCGCCCGCATCAAGACCCACACGCTGCCGCGCTTCATCGACCGTTCCGCCGCGCTGATCGAGCGCCTGCGCCGGCTGGCGCCGCAGGACGTGGGCGCGCTGATGGACATCTCCGACAAGCTCGCGGTGCTCAACGTGACGCGCTACGCCGACTGGTCGCCAACGTTCACCGCGGCCAACAGCAAGCAGGCGGTGCTGGCCTTCAACGGCGATGTCTACGACGGCCTCGATGCGAAATCGCTATCGGCCGACGAGCTTGGCTTTGCGCAGAAGCACCTGCGCATCCTGTCCGGCCTGTACGGCGTGCTGCGCCCGCTGGACTGGATGCAGCCGTACCGGCTCGAAATGGGCACGCGCCTGGACAATGCCGCCGGCAAGGACCTGTACGCGTTCTGGGGCGACGATGTCACGCAGCTGCTCAATGCCGACATGGCGGAGCTCAGGCAGGAAGGCGCGCCGGTGCTGGTCAACCTGGCCTCGGAGGAGTATTTCAAGGTGGTGCGGCCCAAGGTGCTGCAGGCGCGCATCGTCACGCCGGTGTTCGAGGACTGGAAGGGCGGCCGCTACAAGATCATTTCGTTCCACGCCAAGCGCGCGCGCGGCACCATGGCGCGCTACGCGGTGACGCATCGCGTGACCGAGCCGGAAAAGCTCAAGCGCTTCGCCGAAGACGGCTATGCCTTCGACCAGGCGGCCTCGGACGCGACCCGCTGGGTGTTCCGCCGCCGCCTCGAAGACTGA
- a CDS encoding M14 family metallopeptidase: MLHISSHFDSGAIEVEALDRADDIRLRIRADSHADFRQWFHFRLQGAAGQACRMHFLNAGDCTYPDGWRDYRAVASYDRANWFRVPTRFDGQVMTVEVTPEHDSIWFAYFEPYPDERHLALLASCQRSPLARLSHLGSTVDGRDMTRVTIGEPGPGKSTIWMIARQHPGESMAEWFVEGVLQRLTGTGMWAGDPAARKLLERAVFHIVPNMNPDGSARGNLRTNAAGANLNREWMAPSPDTSPEVYHVRRAIEASGCDMFFDIHGDEGLPYNFVAGSEMLPGFTEARRREQLRFIEAFKRASPDFQDVHGYAASKYNADALKLASKYIGHTFGCLALTLEMPFKDNADLPDPAVGWNGARSALLGTAMLQAILDYLG; the protein is encoded by the coding sequence ATGCTGCATATCTCTTCGCATTTCGATTCCGGTGCCATCGAGGTCGAGGCGCTCGACCGCGCCGACGATATCCGCCTGCGCATCCGTGCCGATTCGCACGCCGACTTCCGCCAGTGGTTCCATTTCCGGCTGCAGGGAGCGGCCGGGCAGGCCTGCCGCATGCACTTCCTGAACGCGGGCGACTGCACCTATCCGGATGGCTGGCGCGACTACCGCGCGGTGGCGTCGTACGACCGCGCCAACTGGTTCCGCGTGCCGACGCGCTTCGACGGGCAGGTGATGACGGTGGAGGTCACCCCCGAGCACGACAGCATCTGGTTCGCGTATTTCGAGCCCTATCCGGACGAGCGCCACCTGGCGCTGCTGGCAAGCTGCCAGCGCTCGCCGCTGGCGCGGCTGTCGCACCTGGGCAGCACCGTCGACGGGCGCGACATGACGCGCGTCACCATCGGCGAGCCCGGCCCGGGCAAGTCGACCATCTGGATGATCGCGCGCCAGCACCCGGGCGAGAGCATGGCCGAGTGGTTTGTCGAGGGCGTGCTGCAGCGGCTGACTGGCACCGGCATGTGGGCCGGCGACCCGGCCGCGCGCAAGCTGCTCGAGCGCGCGGTGTTCCATATCGTGCCGAACATGAACCCCGACGGCTCGGCGCGCGGCAACCTGCGCACCAACGCCGCGGGCGCCAACCTGAACCGCGAGTGGATGGCGCCGAGCCCGGATACCAGCCCCGAGGTCTACCACGTGCGCCGCGCGATCGAGGCCAGCGGCTGCGACATGTTCTTCGATATCCACGGCGACGAGGGCCTGCCGTACAACTTCGTCGCCGGCAGCGAGATGCTGCCGGGTTTCACCGAAGCGCGCCGGCGCGAGCAGCTGCGCTTTATCGAGGCCTTCAAGCGGGCCTCGCCGGACTTCCAGGACGTGCATGGCTATGCGGCCAGCAAGTACAACGCCGACGCGCTCAAGCTGGCGTCGAAGTACATCGGCCATACCTTCGGCTGCCTGGCACTGACGCTGGAGATGCCGTTCAAGGACAACGCCGACCTGCCGGATCCGGCGGTCGGATGGAATGGTGCGCGCAGTGCGCTGCTGGGAACGGCGATGCTGCAGGCGATACTGGATTATCTGGGCTGA
- a CDS encoding N-formylglutamate amidohydrolase gives MTDTDRTFADSPFCLYQPEGEPAALFLDSPHSATTYPTDFRPDPALPLPLLRQAEDTFVDELYAGAPARGIPLLCAGFPRSYLDANRALEEIDEALLDAPWPGTKQETAKTRLGKGLVWRVLDTGEAIYDRKLSVAEVQARIERCYLPYYAQLQKLAERAVASHGSAWHINCHSMPSHAAPFATEFPGLEHPDFVVGDRDGTTCDKRFTDRVEGLLKEMGYEVWRNHPYKGVEIVRVVGQPQAGRHSLQLEVNRKLYMDEAGLTHSAGFAKLRHDLNSLLDELLRFTRAMPSRVA, from the coding sequence ATGACCGATACCGACCGAACCTTCGCGGACAGTCCGTTCTGCCTGTACCAGCCCGAGGGCGAGCCCGCGGCGCTGTTCCTGGACTCGCCGCACAGCGCGACCACCTACCCCACGGACTTCCGCCCCGATCCCGCGCTGCCGCTGCCGCTGCTGCGCCAGGCCGAGGACACCTTCGTCGACGAGCTCTACGCCGGCGCCCCGGCGCGCGGCATCCCGCTGCTGTGCGCGGGCTTTCCGCGCAGCTACCTCGACGCCAACCGCGCGCTCGAAGAGATCGACGAAGCCCTGCTCGACGCGCCCTGGCCCGGTACGAAGCAGGAGACCGCCAAGACCCGGCTGGGCAAGGGCCTGGTCTGGCGCGTGCTGGACACCGGCGAAGCCATCTACGACCGCAAGCTTAGCGTGGCCGAGGTACAGGCGCGCATCGAGCGCTGCTACCTGCCCTACTACGCGCAGCTGCAGAAGCTGGCCGAGCGCGCCGTCGCCAGCCATGGCAGCGCGTGGCATATCAACTGCCACTCGATGCCCAGCCACGCCGCGCCGTTCGCGACCGAATTCCCGGGGCTGGAGCATCCCGATTTCGTCGTCGGCGACCGCGACGGCACCACCTGCGACAAGCGCTTCACCGACCGGGTCGAGGGACTGCTCAAGGAGATGGGCTACGAGGTCTGGCGCAACCACCCGTACAAGGGCGTAGAGATCGTGCGCGTGGTCGGACAGCCTCAGGCCGGCCGCCACAGCCTGCAGCTGGAGGTCAATCGCAAGCTCTACATGGACGAGGCCGGCCTCACGCATAGCGCCGGCTTTGCCAAGCTGCGGCATGACCTGAACAGCCTGCTCGACGAACTGCTGCGCTTTACGCGCGCGATGCCGTCGCGCGTGGCCTGA
- a CDS encoding tripartite tricarboxylate transporter substrate binding protein BugE, which translates to MQRRHLLRVLAAVSAALATGLSFSAAAQSGYPTKPITLVVPFPAGGTTDIVARIVADKLGQQLGQAVVVDNRGGAGGSIGTTFLSKAAPDGYTLGIATASTHGINPAVYPRLSYDATKDFTPITNLASVPNVMSIHPSVKANDMKAFIALAQSQPGKLAYGSAGNGSVSHMMGELFKLSSKTELLHVPYKGVGPALNDALAGQVQVLFDNLPSSLPFIEGGKLRALAVAAPKRVAALPNVPTFAELGLGEVNDAAWFGLIAPANLPAELQNKLHAAAVKVLALPEVKAKLEKLGATPVGDTPAHFAAQIKSEVAKNKRVAAAAKISLD; encoded by the coding sequence ATGCAACGTCGCCACCTTCTCCGCGTCCTGGCCGCCGTTTCGGCCGCCCTCGCCACCGGCCTGTCGTTCAGCGCCGCCGCCCAGTCCGGCTACCCGACCAAGCCGATCACGCTGGTAGTGCCTTTCCCCGCCGGCGGCACCACCGACATCGTCGCGCGCATCGTCGCCGACAAGCTCGGCCAGCAGCTGGGCCAGGCGGTGGTGGTCGACAACCGCGGCGGCGCCGGCGGCAGCATCGGCACCACCTTCCTGTCCAAGGCCGCGCCGGACGGCTACACGCTGGGCATCGCCACGGCCTCGACCCACGGCATCAACCCGGCGGTCTACCCGCGCCTGTCCTACGATGCCACCAAGGACTTCACCCCCATCACCAACCTGGCCTCGGTGCCGAACGTGATGAGCATCCACCCGTCGGTCAAGGCCAACGACATGAAAGCGTTCATCGCGCTGGCGCAGTCCCAGCCGGGCAAGCTGGCCTATGGCTCGGCCGGCAACGGCAGCGTCTCGCACATGATGGGCGAACTGTTCAAGCTGAGCAGCAAGACCGAACTGCTGCACGTGCCGTACAAGGGCGTGGGCCCGGCACTGAACGACGCGCTGGCCGGCCAGGTGCAGGTGCTGTTCGACAACCTGCCGTCGTCGCTGCCGTTCATCGAGGGCGGCAAGCTGCGCGCGCTCGCGGTGGCGGCGCCCAAGCGCGTGGCCGCGCTGCCCAATGTGCCGACCTTTGCCGAACTCGGCCTGGGCGAAGTCAACGACGCCGCCTGGTTCGGGCTGATCGCGCCGGCCAACCTGCCGGCCGAGCTGCAGAACAAGCTGCATGCCGCCGCGGTCAAGGTGCTGGCGCTGCCGGAGGTCAAGGCCAAGCTGGAAAAGCTGGGCGCGACGCCGGTGGGCGACACCCCGGCGCACTTTGCCGCCCAGATCAAGAGCGAAGTGGCCAAGAACAAGCGCGTCGCCGCCGCCGCCAAGATCTCGCTCGACTGA
- a CDS encoding LysR substrate-binding domain-containing protein translates to MRRLCPSLTELHAFEAAARHNSFTVAARELHVTQGAVSKQVRSLEAYLGVELFQRVRQRLVLTPAGERYLERIAPSLNELEAATVELMAGQGRGGVLHIASMPTLGAKWLIPRLPQFFARHPEVTLEFVPHAQGYDFSEPDLDAAIRFGDGVWPGSLADYMTGREVLPVCRPGLLASEPDGVAPTPGSLLRYPLLHHTTVPEAWPDWFATLGLPTRDAWSGARFDQFSLLTQAALSGLGIALIPRCLIEQELATGALVVAHPAQVLAKKGYYLCYPEQKQHLPALRTFRAWVMEGADLARPG, encoded by the coding sequence ATGCGGCGCCTATGTCCGTCGCTGACCGAGTTGCACGCCTTCGAGGCAGCGGCGCGCCATAACAGCTTTACCGTAGCTGCCCGTGAGCTCCATGTCACGCAGGGCGCGGTCAGCAAGCAGGTGCGCAGCCTCGAGGCTTACCTCGGGGTCGAGCTGTTCCAGCGGGTGCGCCAGCGACTGGTGCTGACCCCGGCGGGCGAGCGCTACCTCGAGCGCATTGCGCCCAGCCTGAACGAGCTGGAAGCCGCCACGGTGGAATTGATGGCCGGGCAGGGGCGGGGCGGCGTGCTGCATATCGCCAGCATGCCGACGCTGGGCGCCAAGTGGCTGATCCCGCGCCTGCCGCAGTTCTTCGCGCGCCATCCGGAGGTGACGCTGGAATTCGTGCCGCATGCCCAGGGCTACGATTTTTCCGAGCCCGACCTCGATGCGGCGATTCGCTTCGGCGATGGCGTCTGGCCCGGCAGCCTGGCCGACTACATGACCGGCCGCGAAGTCTTGCCGGTCTGCCGGCCGGGCCTGCTGGCGTCCGAGCCCGACGGCGTGGCGCCGACGCCGGGGTCGTTGCTGCGCTATCCGCTGCTGCACCACACCACCGTGCCCGAGGCCTGGCCCGACTGGTTTGCCACGCTGGGACTGCCCACGCGAGACGCCTGGAGCGGCGCGCGCTTCGACCAGTTTTCGCTGCTGACGCAGGCGGCGCTGTCGGGACTGGGCATCGCATTGATCCCGCGCTGCCTGATTGAACAAGAACTTGCCACCGGCGCGCTGGTGGTGGCGCATCCGGCGCAGGTGCTGGCCAAGAAGGGCTATTACCTGTGCTATCCGGAGCAGAAGCAGCACCTGCCGGCGCTGCGCACGTTCCGGGCGTGGGTGATGGAGGGGGCGGACCTGGCGCGGCCTGGGTGA
- a CDS encoding vWA domain-containing protein, which yields MLIDFFFSLRHAKLPVSVKEYLTMLEALKAQVITPSIDEFYYLSRMTLVKDEKHFDKFDQTFAAYFKGVESLVDWKSDIPLDWLQKTLERELSPEEKAKIEAMGGLDKLMERLKQLLEEQKEKHEGGNKWIGTGGTSPFGHGGYNPEGIRIGGPSKGNRTAIKVWEARAYKDYDDQVELGTRNIKVALRRLRRFAREGADTELDLDDTIHSTAANAGLLDIKLRPERHNKVKVLMLMDVGGSMDDHIKRVEELFSATKTEFKHLEYYYFHNCLYDYVWKNNRRRHAEKLATWDLLHKYTPDYKIIFVGDATMSPYEILQPGGSVEYNNAEAGAVWLNRMTEQFPHFVWLNPEPEGLWQYRQSITVINQLMKGRMFPVTLAGLEQAMKVLSK from the coding sequence ATGCTGATCGATTTCTTCTTCTCGCTGCGCCACGCCAAGCTGCCGGTGTCGGTCAAGGAATACCTGACCATGCTGGAAGCACTCAAGGCGCAGGTCATCACGCCCTCCATCGACGAGTTCTACTACCTGTCGCGGATGACGCTGGTGAAGGACGAGAAGCACTTCGACAAGTTCGACCAGACCTTCGCCGCCTACTTCAAGGGCGTGGAGAGCCTGGTCGACTGGAAGTCCGACATCCCGCTCGACTGGCTGCAGAAAACGCTGGAACGCGAGCTGTCGCCCGAGGAAAAGGCCAAGATCGAGGCCATGGGCGGCCTCGACAAGCTGATGGAGCGCCTGAAACAGCTGCTCGAGGAACAGAAGGAAAAGCACGAAGGCGGCAACAAGTGGATCGGCACCGGCGGCACCTCACCGTTCGGCCACGGCGGCTACAACCCCGAAGGCATCCGCATCGGCGGACCGTCCAAGGGCAACCGCACCGCCATCAAGGTGTGGGAGGCGCGCGCCTACAAGGACTATGACGACCAGGTCGAACTGGGCACGCGCAATATCAAGGTCGCGCTGCGCCGGCTGCGCCGCTTCGCCCGCGAAGGCGCCGACACCGAGCTGGACCTCGACGACACCATCCATTCCACCGCGGCCAACGCCGGCCTGCTCGACATCAAGCTGCGGCCCGAGCGCCACAACAAGGTCAAGGTGCTGATGCTGATGGACGTGGGCGGCTCGATGGACGACCACATCAAGCGCGTGGAAGAGCTGTTCTCGGCCACCAAGACCGAGTTCAAGCACCTCGAGTACTACTACTTCCACAACTGCCTGTACGACTACGTGTGGAAGAACAACCGCCGCCGCCACGCCGAGAAGCTGGCGACGTGGGACCTGCTGCACAAGTACACGCCCGACTACAAGATCATCTTCGTCGGCGACGCCACCATGAGCCCGTACGAGATCCTGCAGCCCGGCGGCTCGGTCGAGTACAACAACGCCGAGGCCGGCGCGGTGTGGCTGAACCGGATGACCGAGCAGTTCCCGCACTTCGTCTGGCTCAACCCGGAGCCGGAAGGGCTGTGGCAATACCGGCAGTCGATCACGGTGATCAACCAGCTGATGAAGGGACGGATGTTCCCGGTCACGCTGGCGGGGCTGGAGCAGGCGATGAAGGTGCTGTCGAAGTAA
- a CDS encoding GNAT family N-acetyltransferase, with the protein MSDFIQPVTLSGQHATLEPLKAEHADGLRAAADDGELWKLWYTSVPAPERMEAEIARRLGLQQQGSMLPFAVRDAAGELAGMTTYMNIDAANRRVEIGSTWYARRVQRTPLNTECKLMLLGHAFDHLDCIAVEFRTHWMNQQSRAAIARLGAKQDGVLRNHQRMPDGSLRDTVVFSIIASEWPAVRQHLQFQLDRPR; encoded by the coding sequence ATGAGCGACTTCATCCAGCCCGTCACGCTGTCAGGCCAGCACGCCACGCTCGAACCGCTGAAGGCCGAGCACGCGGACGGCCTGCGCGCCGCCGCCGACGACGGCGAACTGTGGAAGCTCTGGTACACCAGCGTGCCCGCCCCCGAGCGCATGGAGGCCGAGATCGCACGTCGCCTGGGCCTGCAGCAACAGGGTTCGATGCTGCCGTTCGCGGTGCGCGATGCCGCCGGCGAGCTGGCCGGCATGACCACCTACATGAACATCGACGCGGCCAACCGGCGCGTCGAGATCGGCTCGACCTGGTATGCGCGCCGCGTCCAGCGCACGCCGCTGAACACGGAATGCAAGCTGATGCTGCTGGGCCATGCCTTCGACCATCTCGACTGCATTGCCGTGGAATTCCGCACGCACTGGATGAACCAGCAAAGCCGCGCCGCGATCGCGCGGCTGGGCGCCAAGCAGGACGGCGTGCTGCGCAACCACCAGCGCATGCCGGACGGCTCGCTGCGCGACACCGTGGTGTTCTCGATCATCGCCAGCGAATGGCCGGCGGTGCGGCAACACCTGCAATTCCAGCTCGACCGGCCGCGCTGA